One Stenotrophomonas maltophilia R551-3 genomic window, TGCGCGCGGTCGGCGGCCATCGGCGGAGCCCCCTCGTGGCGGGTCGAACTGCGAATTCATGGGCTTGGCCGGGCGGGTGGGCATCGCGGGGGACGCCGTAAACCCTTCCCTGGGGGCTTGGCCGCGGCATCCATGCCGCGGACACCCCCGCGATGCCCACCCGCCCGACCCTGGACAGTTTCCTGCGGGTGCCAGCCACGAAAGACAGAAGAAAAAAAACAAAAGCAAAAGCCGGTCGCTCCGCTCTTCATGCCTGATTTCTGATGTTCCCTGGTTGCCGGCCAGCGGCCGGCACTACCGGGGAGCATCCACGCATGGCGTGGATCTACCGCAGATCGCGGGAAATTGTCGAAGGCGGGGTGGGTCCGGTTGCGGGGGTGTGAGCGGCATGGATGCCGCGACCAAGCCCCCATGGAAGGGTTTACGGCGTCCCCCGCAACCGGACCCACCCCGCCATCTCCCAGGAAACCCGCTGTTGCTGTGGCTTTTGCCTTTGCTCTGGCTGTGGCCTTGGCTTGGGCGCCTCTGCGGGTGCCGGGCGCCGCCCGGCCAGAGCCCTTCCCCCGCTTCCGGTACAATGTCGGGCCCGTTTCCCAACTACGGTTCCCCGGACATGATGGTCCTCGAGGGCGCGCCCGCCCTGTCGCCGTTCCGCCGCGAACGTCTTGAATCCCGCCTGCAGTCCATCGCTCCCTCCCTGCGCATCAGCGGTGCCTGGCACGTCTACTTCGTGCAGCCCGAAGGCAGCGCCGTCCCCGACCTGACCACGCTGTGCCGCATCCTCGAAGCTGCGCCGCAGGCCGAGGCCGTGGCCGAAGGCGCGGTCAGCCGCATCGTGGTGCCGCGCCTGGGCACGCTGTCGCCGTGGTCGAGCAAGGCCACCGAACTGGTGCGTGGTGCTGGGCAGCCGGTCAGCCGGGTCGAACGTGGACTGCGCATCGACGTGCAGGGCTGGCCGGCCGATGCCGCCGCCCAGCAGGCGCTGATCAAGGCGCTGCACGACCCGATGACACAGTCGGTGCTGGAGAACGTCGAGCAGGGTCAGGCCCTGTTCTCGACCCCGGCCCGGGGTGAACTGGAGCGGGTGCCGGTGGACCAGCTGGAGGCCGCCAACCAGCGCCTCGGCCTGGCCATGGCCCAGGACGAGATCGATTACCTGCGCGAGCGCTTCAGCGCGCTGGGCCGTTCGCCGTCGGACGTGGAACTGATGATGTTCGCGCAGGCCAACTCCGAGCACTGCCGCCACAAGATCTTCAATGCCAGCTGGACCATCGACGGCCAGGAACAGGACCGTTCGCTGTTCCGGATGATCAAGAACACCCACCAGCAGACCCCACAGCACACGCTCAGCGCGTACAGCGACAATGCCGCGGTGATCGAAGGGCATCCGGCGTCGCGTTATCGTCCGGACCCGGCCAGCGGTGAGTACCGCAGCGAGCCGAGCGTGCCCAGCGCGTTCCAGATCAAGGTGGAAACGCACAACCATCCGACCGCGATCGCGCCGTTCCCGGGTGCTTCGACCGGCGCCGGCGGCGAGATCCGCGACGAAGGCGCGACCGGCCGCGGTGGCAAGCCGAAGGCCGGCCTGAGCGGCTTCTCGGTCTCGCACCTGCGCATTCCCGAGCTGCCGCAGCCGTGGGAGGCGCCGCGCGCGCTGAACCCGCGCATGGCGCCGGCGCTGGAAATCATGACCGACGGCCCGCTGGGCGGCGCTGCGTTCAACAACGAGTTCGGCCGCCCGGCCCTGCTCGGCTACTTCCGCAGCTTCGAGCTGCCGGAAGGCGCCGACCTGGTGCGTGCCTACGACAAGCCGATCATGCTGGCCGGTGGCCTCGGTGCGATCGACCGCGTGCAGGTCGACAAGATCCTGCTGCAGGATGGCGATGCCGTGATCGTGCTCGGTGGCCCGGCGATGCTGATCGGCCTCGGTGGCGGTGCCGCCAGCTCGGTGGCCTCCGGCGAAAGCGCCGAGGACCTCGACTTCGCCAGCGTGCAGCGCGACAACCCGGAAATGGAGCGCCGCTGCCAGGAGGTCATCGACCGCTGCGTGGCGATGGGCGCCGACAACCCGATCAAGTTCTTCCATGACGTCGGTGCCGGTGGCCTGTCCAATGCCATCCCCGAGCTGCTGCACGACTCGAAGGTCGGCGGCATCATCGATCTGGGCAAGGTACCGACCGACGACCCGTCGCTGTCGCCGATGCAGTTGTGGTGCAACGAGTCGCAGGAACGCTATGTGCTCGGTGTCGCGCAGGAGCGCCTGGCCGAGTTCGCCGCACTGTGTGCCCGCGAGCGCTGCCCGTTCGCCGCGGTTGGCGTGGCCACCGCCGAAGAACACCTGGTGGTGGCCTACGGCGCTGTTCCGGGCAACATTCCGGCCGATGCGCCGATCGACCTGCCGATGGACGTGCTGTTCGGCAAGCCGCCGAAGATGCACCGCGACACCGCACACCCGCCGGCACCGCGCTGGCCGGCGCTGAAGACCGGCGGCCTGGACCTGCAGGAAGCCGGCCTGCGCGTGCTCGCGCACCCGACGGTGGCATCGAAGAACTTCCTGGTCACCATCGGCGACCGCAGCGTTGGTGGCCTGACCGCACGCGAGCAGATGGTCGGCCCGTGGCAATTGCCGGTGGCTGATGTGGCAATCACCCTGGCCGACTTCAACGGCGTGGCCGGTGAAGCGATGGCGCTCGGTGAGCGCACCCCGCTGGCGCTGCTCGATGCCGCAGCGTCGGCACGCATGGCGGTGGGTGAAGCATTGACCAACCTGTGCGCTGCACCGGTCGATGCGCTGGACGAGATCAAGCTGTCGGCGAACTGGATGGCCGCCGCCGGCCACCCGGGTGAAGACGCGCTGCTGTACGACGCGGTGAAGGCGGTGGGCATGGAACTGTGCCCGCAGCTGGACATCAGCATCCCGGTCGGCAAGGACTCGCTGTCGATGCAGGCGCAGTGGCACGATCAGGGCGAGGCACACAAGAGCGTGTCGCCGGTGTCGCTGGTGATCACCGCGTTCGCGCCGGTCGCCGACGTGCGCCAGCAGTTGACCCCGCTGCTCGATCGCGAAGTCGAGAGCGAGCTGTGGCTGATCGGCCTCGGCGCCGGCAAGCAGCGCCTCGGTGGTTCGATCCTGGCCCAGGTGCATGCCGACCATGGCGACCTGCCGGCCTTCGCCGGTGCCGCGCCGGACCTGGATGACCCGCAGCGCCTGCGTGGCTTCTTCGAACTGATCCGCGATGCGCGCCAGTCCGGGCTGCTGCTGGCCTACCACGACCGCAGCGACGGTGGTGCCTTCGCCGCACTGTGCGAAATGGCCTTCACTTCGCGCCTGGGCCTGGACATCACCCTTGATGCCTGGGGCGATGATCCGTTCCGCAGCCTGTTCAATGAAGAACTGGGTGCAGTGGTGCAGATCGCGCGCGAAGACCGTGCGGCCTTCGCCGACCTGGTCGAGCGCCATGCACTGACCGAATGCGCGCAGCGCATCGCCAAGCCGACCACCGCACCGGTGGTGCGCGTGTCGCTGGGTGGCGAGAACCTGGCCGAATGGCGCTGGGACGCGCTGTTCGATGCCTGGTGGTCGGTCACCCATGCCATGCAGAAGCGCCGCGACAACCCGGCCAACGCCGACGCCGAGCGCGAAATCGCGCGTGCCTTCACGGCGCCGGGCCTGAAGCCGAAGCTCAGCTTCGACCTCAACGAAGACGTGGCCGCTCCGTTCATCAGCACCGGTGCGCGTCCGCGCGTGGCCGTGCTGCGCGAGCAGGGCGTCAATGGTCAGATCGAAATGGCGAATATCTTCGAACGTGCAGGCTTCCGCGCGTTCGACGTGCACATGAGCGACCTGATCGAAGGCCGCGTGGCGCTGCAGGACTTCACCGGCCTGGTCGCCTGCGGCGGCTTCAGCTACGGCGACGTGCTGGGTGCCGGCCGTGGCTGGGCGACCTCGATCCTGGAGCGCAGCGCACTGCGTGATGCCTTCGCTGCGTTCTTCGCCCGCGAGGACAGCTTCGCGCTGGGCGTGTGCAACGGCTGCCAGATGATGAGCCAGCTGAAGGGCATCATCCCCGGTGCCGAGCACTGGCCGCAGTTCCGCCGCAACGCCAGCGAGCAGTTCGAAGCCCGTACCGCGCTGCTGGAAGTGGTGGAATCGCCGTCGATCCTGCTGCGTGGCATGGCCGGCTCGCGCCTGCAGGTGGCGGTGGCGCATGGTGAAGGCCAGGCGGTGTTCGACAACGCCGTTGACCAGGCCGCCGCACGCGTCTCGCTGCGCTACATCGACGGCAATGGCAACGTCGCCAGCCAGTACCCGCTGAACCCGAACGGTTCGCCGGACGGCATCACCGGCCTGACCAGCACCGACGGCCGCGTCACCATCATGATGCCGCACCCGGAACGCACCCCGCGCGCGCTCAACATGAGCTGGGCCCCGGCCGAGTGGCAGGGCGATTCGCCGTGGATGCGCATGTTCCGCAACGCGCGGGTGTGGTGCGGCTGATCGCACTGCATCGCGCAGGCCTCAATGCCATCGCGTATGGAAAAACCCGCCGTTGATCGGCGGGTTTTTCTTTGCGCGATTGAAACTCCAGTCGCGACCGCTAGTTACATGCATTTCCATGCGTCGAGGAATCGTCACGCATGCATAACAAAATCCTTTCATAAACACGTGAAATAGTGATGTGCTTCACGGCAATAGGATTTGCCGTGTCAAAGTCTTGACGATCTGCAAAGTTGCCGTTAACACTTGAAGCCCGTTTCAGAATCATTCATTTCGCAGTAACCGCTTGGCGCACGCGCTCGGTTTTCTGTCGCTGCGCGCCGTTCGGCAATACCCCGCAGTAAATCACGCGAATAAACGCCCCCAGGGGACGTTGGGCCGGAAAGCCCAGCGGTGGCGTTGCTTTGCCCAAAACCAGTCCAATCAGGAGCCGTACCGATGAATCGGATTTATCGCAAGGTCTGGAACAAAGCATTGGGTCAGTTGGTGGTGGCCTCGGAACTGGCCTCCTCCGGCAGCAGCGGCGGGGTCGTCGACCAGCGCCGCGATGCAACGCAGGCTGCGCCCGCACGGTTGGCGATGGCACTGGGCCTGGTATTGGGATTGGGCATGAGCGGTATCGCTGCGGCACAGTCGGTGCAGATCGGCGGCAGCGCCACCTGCGTCGCATTCAGCGGCAAGCTGCTCGAAAAGTGCCTGATCGAAGGCACGGCTACGGCCAAGGGCAGCAACGCGGTGGCGATCGGCAGCAACAGCAGCGCCAGTGCTGCCAATAGCGTGGCGCTCGGCGCCGGCTCCAAGGCCACCCGTGCAAACACCGTGTCCGTCGGTGACACCGGCAAGGAACGGCAGATCACCAATGTTGCTGCAGGCAGCCAGGCCACCGATGCGGTGAACAAGGCGCAGCTCGATGCGCAGGCGCGTGCAACGCAGGCCGCGCTTGCCGATGTCGCCGC contains:
- the purL gene encoding phosphoribosylformylglycinamidine synthase; translated protein: MMVLEGAPALSPFRRERLESRLQSIAPSLRISGAWHVYFVQPEGSAVPDLTTLCRILEAAPQAEAVAEGAVSRIVVPRLGTLSPWSSKATELVRGAGQPVSRVERGLRIDVQGWPADAAAQQALIKALHDPMTQSVLENVEQGQALFSTPARGELERVPVDQLEAANQRLGLAMAQDEIDYLRERFSALGRSPSDVELMMFAQANSEHCRHKIFNASWTIDGQEQDRSLFRMIKNTHQQTPQHTLSAYSDNAAVIEGHPASRYRPDPASGEYRSEPSVPSAFQIKVETHNHPTAIAPFPGASTGAGGEIRDEGATGRGGKPKAGLSGFSVSHLRIPELPQPWEAPRALNPRMAPALEIMTDGPLGGAAFNNEFGRPALLGYFRSFELPEGADLVRAYDKPIMLAGGLGAIDRVQVDKILLQDGDAVIVLGGPAMLIGLGGGAASSVASGESAEDLDFASVQRDNPEMERRCQEVIDRCVAMGADNPIKFFHDVGAGGLSNAIPELLHDSKVGGIIDLGKVPTDDPSLSPMQLWCNESQERYVLGVAQERLAEFAALCARERCPFAAVGVATAEEHLVVAYGAVPGNIPADAPIDLPMDVLFGKPPKMHRDTAHPPAPRWPALKTGGLDLQEAGLRVLAHPTVASKNFLVTIGDRSVGGLTAREQMVGPWQLPVADVAITLADFNGVAGEAMALGERTPLALLDAAASARMAVGEALTNLCAAPVDALDEIKLSANWMAAAGHPGEDALLYDAVKAVGMELCPQLDISIPVGKDSLSMQAQWHDQGEAHKSVSPVSLVITAFAPVADVRQQLTPLLDREVESELWLIGLGAGKQRLGGSILAQVHADHGDLPAFAGAAPDLDDPQRLRGFFELIRDARQSGLLLAYHDRSDGGAFAALCEMAFTSRLGLDITLDAWGDDPFRSLFNEELGAVVQIAREDRAAFADLVERHALTECAQRIAKPTTAPVVRVSLGGENLAEWRWDALFDAWWSVTHAMQKRRDNPANADAEREIARAFTAPGLKPKLSFDLNEDVAAPFISTGARPRVAVLREQGVNGQIEMANIFERAGFRAFDVHMSDLIEGRVALQDFTGLVACGGFSYGDVLGAGRGWATSILERSALRDAFAAFFAREDSFALGVCNGCQMMSQLKGIIPGAEHWPQFRRNASEQFEARTALLEVVESPSILLRGMAGSRLQVAVAHGEGQAVFDNAVDQAAARVSLRYIDGNGNVASQYPLNPNGSPDGITGLTSTDGRVTIMMPHPERTPRALNMSWAPAEWQGDSPWMRMFRNARVWCG